The sequence below is a genomic window from Sphingobacterium sp. ML3W.
CTTCCTTTTAAAGATCAGGTTGGAGGACCGGGAAATGCATTTGAGAGCGACTTGAGAGATAAAAAGCATGGTCGGGTATATCGTGTGGTATATAAAAATGCCAAGCATAATGAAAGTTTCAAACTCTCTAAGGATAATCCCAAAGAACTCATAAAAGCATTAAACAGTAAGAATAAATTCTGGAGAACACATGCGCAAAGACTTTTGGTAGAACGCAAAAAAGCGGATGTTAAACAAGATCTGATCAAGATCATTAACAACAAGTCTGTCGACGAGATAGGGTTGAATGCACCAGCTATCCATGCGATCTGGACGTTGAAAGGCTTGGGATTGTTAACAGATGAAGAAGTGAATGATGCGTTATTAACGGCATTGTCCCATCCGTCTGCAGGGGTAAGGAAAGCAGCTGTTCAGGTCTTGGATCTGAATGCTAAAAGCTTTGATAAAATAGCTAAATCAAAGATTTTTGAAGATAAAAATTTAAATACCAGATTAGCAGCATTTGTTAAAATTGCAGATTCAGCACCTTTTGCAGAAATAAGTACCGTGTTAAAGGCTGCGATCAATGATCCCGCGAATGCGCAGGACAAGTGGTTGTCGCCCGCTTTATTTGCTGCGATTCAGACCAATCACAGTCATATGTCCAACTCAACTGATCAGGTATCAAACAATACGTATGAGAAACAGATCAATCAAGCATTGGGTGAAGAGATCTATACGCTTGGAAGGAAAAACCGAGTGCAGTTTTCACCAAATGTTAGGGATAAGGATATCATCATAGAAACGGAGGTTTTGCGCCGTGATCAGGATCCATACAAAGGATTGATTATAGGGCAAGGTGATGCCAAGGATGGTTTTGCTTTATATATGCAGGGAAACAAATTGTTCTGGGAAGTTTTTAATGATGGACAGAAATATAGTATCTCATCATCAGATGGAATTGGGAATGCTTTTAAAGTGAATGCCAGTATAACTGAAAAGGATGGTTTAAGTCTTTATGTCAATAACAGGTTAGTGGGGCAAATGAAAGAAGTGAAACCCTTCAAGAAACCACTAAAATCCTACCTGCGTTCTGGTGAAGATCTGGATGAATCAGTAGCATTGACCAAGTATGACCATGGTTCTGAATTTATTGGAAATATCAGTGAAATTAAAGTTAAGCTCCAATTGAACGGTGGGCATGTGCATGATCATATGCATATGGCAAGTGCTGTGGAAGTAAACCAAAATGAGGCTCCGGCTGAAGTAATTGTTATAAAAGCGATAAAAGATATCATGCAATATGATAAGCGGTCGATCACCGTGAAAGCCGGTAAGCAGATTACATTGATCATGGAGAACCCTGATGGGATGCCGCATAACCTGGTTATTATCAAACCCGGGACAACGGAAATAGTCGGTAAAGCAGCGGATGAAATGCTGCAGGCTTCTTCAGCAGCAGAAAAGGATTATATACCAGAGGTCAGTGAGGTACTTTTTCATACCAAACTGGTTAACCCTGGACAAAGCTATACGCTGAAATTTCAAGCACCAAAAGAAAAAGGTGAATACCCGTTTATCTGTACATTTCCAGGGCATTGGAGAGGGATGAACGGAATCATGAGAGTTGTGGATTAATATAAACTAAAACGGATGAAATATAAATCAGTAATGCTATTACTTGCTATAGTAGTAAGTAGTATAGGGTCTTTATGTGCGAAAACAATGGCACCTTCTTTTGATAACCAGCAAAAGAAGAAAAATGTATTAGTTGTTGGAGGTGGTGGATCGCACGATTTTGATCGCTGGTACAAGATAGAGGATACGAAATTGATCAATACGATGGCAGATGTAAATGCAATCTATACAGATAATACCGATTCGATACGCTTCTATTTGAAAACGACCGATCTATTGGTGTTAACCAATAATCAACCTATCTCAAAAGCGTCTCAAGTAGCGATTGAAAAATTTGTAGCACAGGGTAAACCCTTGATCTTACTTCATGCTGCAGTATGGTACAATTGGGAAGACTGGTCTAAATATAACTTGGAATATGTAGGAGGGGGGAGCAAAAGCCACGAAAATTTTCAAGAAATCAAAAATATCGTCGTGAATACCGCGCACCCGATCAATCAAGGAGTTTCGCCGGAATTTACATTTAAAGACGAACTATACCGCCACGAACCTAACGCTACGGGTAAGGGTATCGATGTATTGGTTATTAGCCAATCGTTAGAAACGGCTAAAGTTTATCCGGCTGTATTCACGGTCAACCATGATAAAGCTAGAATTGTAGGCATTACACTGGGTCATGATGAACATAGTCATTTAAATAAAGACTATAGAAAAATATTAATAAACGCGATCCATTGGGCATTAAATATATAATCTAAATAAATAATAAAAATGAAAAAAATCACTGTCGTTATCGTAGGAATGGGATTTGGAAAAGAGTTTATACCCATTTATCAAAAACTTCCTAATATCAAAGCTGTAGGTATTTGTACTAGAAATCCTGAAACACTGAAAGAATTAAAAGAGAAGTTCAATTTAGACGATGATTTACTGTTTACAGATTTTAATGAAGTCATTAAAAGAGATGATGTGGATGCCATTCATGTGGTAACACCTGTTCCAGAGCATGCTAAGATGACATTAGCCTCTTTAAATGCGAATAAACATACAGCATGTACCATACCGATGGCGATGACGGTAGCCGATTGTCAGGCTATTGTTGAAGCTAAGAAAAGAGTCAACAAAGTGTATATGATGATGGAAACAGCTTTGTATACCAGAGAGTTTTTGTATGGATTGAAACTTGCCGATACGGGTAAATTGGGGAAAATACAATTTGTAAGAGGTTCGCATATCCAAGATATGAGTATGGAAGGATGGGCAGAATATTGGAAAGGTTACCCACCGATGTTGAATGGTACACATGCTATTTCACCTTTGCTCCGTATCAATAATACGATAGCCGAATCTGTTGTCTGTCATGGATCGGGTCAATTAAGTGATGATTTGGCAAAACGCTATAATTCTCCATTTGCTGTTGAAACCGCAACTTTTAAATTGAAAGATTCGAATGTTGTTGCTGAAGCAACTCGATCATTATTCGACGTGGTGAGGCAGTACCGTGAAAGTTACGATGTATATGGTGATAAAATGTCTTTCGAGTGGGAACAATTGCAGGATGAACAGCATGTTATTTTCGATGGTGGTGAAAATGCTGTACGTATGGAAGCCCCAGATACAGATGATCTATTGATACCGGAAATTGCAGATTTTACAAAAAGAGAGCGAATAGACGATCCAAATCATGTTTCTTTCTTACAAGGAGCTGGTCACGGTGGTTCCCATCCTCATTTAGTGCAAGAATTTGTAGCAGCTATTGTGGAAGGTAGAGATTCTGCAGTTGATGCTGTTTTAGCTGCAAATTATACTTGTGCTGGAATTTGTGCACATAAGTCGGCCATGAAAGGTGGAATTAGGGTAGAGATACCATCATTTGATTAAAGTAAAACTATGAAAATTGGAATTAGCTCTTTTGTATGGGTGTCGCCATACGCAGCAGATCATATTGATATTCTATATAAAGCAAAAGACTATGGCTATGATGTCATGGAGATTGCTATCGAAGATCTATCCTTGATCGATGTCAAGCAACTTAAGAAAGTCGCACGTGAGGTTGGTTTAAATCTGTCTGTGAGTGGTGCATTTGGTACAGAAAGAGATATTTCAAGTGAACATAGCAGTTATCGAAAAATTGGTCTTTCTTACATTAAGGATTGTATTGCAATCGCTAATGAGTTAGAAAGTCCAATTTTTGGTGGACCTCTTTACTCTGCTGTTGGGAAAACAAGATTGGTTTCCAAAGAGCAAAAGGAGATGGAACGCAACTTCTGTTTGGAAAATTTACTTGAAGCAACGAAATATGCAAAAGAGCATGGTGTGGTATTAGCGTTGGAACCGTTAAACCGTTTTGAAACGGATATGATCAATACGGTAGACCAAGCCCTCGAATTGATCAATGAAATAAATGACCCTTCTTTAAAGATCTTGTTGGATACTTTTCATGCTAATATCGAAGAAAAAAGTATCGTTAATTCCATCCATCTATTAGGTGATAAGCTTGCCCATGTCCAAGGTAATGAAAACGATAGAGGTACACCGGGTACTGGACAGGTCGATTGGGAAGGGATAAGAGATGCGTTGAACCAAATTGGTTATCAGGGAAGTGTTGTTTTAGAGACTTTCGGATCGCCTTCTAAAGAATTGGCCAGAGCTGCAAGTATTTGGCGTCCATTGGCTGAAAGCTCAGATATTCTAGCGCGTGACGGGGCAACCTTCTATACAAAAATCTTTAAAAATAACCCATAATAATTATGACTGCTGATCAAGAAATTGTCAATACAAACAATGATAGAAAGAGTACCCTTTTCTGGGGTTGTTTTATTGTATTAGTGGCATCTGCTTTTGGATTTGTTTTCAGATCCTTTCTTATGCCTACATGGGCGACGATGTTCGACTTAAGTAAAACGCAACAGGGAGAAATATTTGGTGTCAGTTTTTGGCCATTTGCATTGAGTATAGTTGCTTTCAGTTTGATCATCGATAAGATTGGCTATAAGAAATCGATGATATTTGCATTTATCTGCCATTTGATTTCGGTGGTGTTGACCATTTTTGCAACGGGATATTGGATGCTATATGCAGGGACGTTCTTCTTTGCGCTAGGAAATGGAGCTGCCGAAGCAGTGATCAATCCGGTTGTAGCATCGCTATATCCGAAAGAAAAAACAAAGTGGCTTAATATTTTGCATGCGGGATGGCCGATGGGTATTGCGATATCTGGTTTATTGGGCATCGGGCTTTTAGCGATGGATATCAACTGGAGAATCGTGATTGGTTTTATATTGATACCAGCAGTTGCATACGGAGCCTTGATTATCAATCAAAAATTTCCGGTAAATGAGCGGGTAAAAGCCGGAGTTGGGTATCTGGAAATGTTAAAAGAAGTTGGTGTCTTGGGGGCCCTGATCATTGTCACATTATGTGTCTTCGAATTAGGCACTTTGTTTCATTGGGATTATAAATTTAATATTTTTCTAACTGTAGCAATCGTTGCTGTATTTGGATATTATGTCCGGTCTTGGGGCAAGGGACTTTTTGTTCTGCTCTTATTGGCTATGGTACCGCTAGCTACAATGGAGTTGGGTACGGATAGCTGGATTACAGATCTAATGACTCCTGAAATGAGCAAAATGGGATTTCAAGGAGGCTGGGTATTGGTCTTTACTGCGATAATTATGACAGTATTACGGATGTATTCAGGTGTAGTGGTTAAATTCTTATCACCACTAGCGATACTATCCATCAGTGCTCTGGTGTCTGCAGTGGGACTACAACTATTATCGATTTCTTCTGGTCTTTACATTCTTTTAGCTGCTGTGTTATACGCTTTTGGAAAGACCTATCTCTGGGGAACGATGTTGGGTGTAGTATCCGAGCGTTTTCCAAAAGGGGGTGCTTTAGCATTGAATATCACAAGCGCTGTAGGTCAACTTGGAGTTGGGATCATTGGAGCTGTGTTTTTAGGCTATATCCAAGATAGCAATATTGACAAGAAACTGGTCGAATATGATCAGGTTAACAATACGCAATACCATGAAAAACTGGTAACTGGGACGAGGTCAAGTATTTTTGGAGAATATAAAACGATTGATTATGCACATGTATCATCTCTCGATGAAACAAGTCAGCAAGTGGTGGAGCAGATGGAAAATCAAGCTAAGAAATCGGCGTTATCAACCGTTTCTCTACTTCCGATCGGTTTATTTGTATTCTTTATTTTATTAATCATTTACTTCAATAAGAAAGGAGGGTATAAACCTATAGATATTGTTTAATTGTTGAAAATAGTCTTTTTGAACCGAAAGATTATTTGAAGTGTTTTTGCAAGTCTGCTTTGCAAAAACACTTAAACTTTATAACCAAAAATAAATTTAAAATTATGATTAAGTTTTTCTTTAAGGTTAAGTTCCTTTTGAAGGTACTCAATCTAAAAACAGACTGTGCACGTTATTTTGTTCTTATTTCCAGCATTTGTTCCATAAACCTAGCATCTGCCCAAAATAGAGAAATAAAAGGTGCTGTCAAAAGTGCTGATGGTACGCCATTGTATGGCGCATCAGTTCTGGTCAAAGGAACCAGTGCTGGAACATCGACCAACGATGCCGGTGGGTTTTCTCTAAATATGAACCCCACTAATGCGACCCTAGTTGTCAGTTATAAGGGTTATGAAACGAAAGAAATCCAGCTGAATGCTTCAACCCAAAATTTGGACATTACATTAGCTTCTAGTGGTCCAGAATATATTGATGAAGTTGTAGTGACTGGCTTTGGTTTGACTCAGAAAAAGGAATCATTAACTTCGGCAATCTCCACATTGGGATCCAATGATATCAAGCGTTCCACTGCTTCAACGACTTCAGGTGCTCTTGTAGGAAAAATTCCAGGTCTAAATTCTAGGCAATCTGACGGCCGTCCAGGCTCAAGTACAGCATTACAGATTCGAAACATGGGCGATCCATTATATGTGATCGATGGCGTTCAAAAAGATGCGGGTCAATTTAATAATCTGGATTTTAACGATATTGAAAGCGTATCCGTTTTAAAGGATGCATCAGCATCTATCTACGGAGTACGTGCCGCAAACGGAGTGATTGTTGTGACAACAAAAAGAGGTAAGAAAAACTCCGCAAATACGGTTAACTTAATTGCTAATTATGGCTTTCAAAACTTATCCACATTTCCTAAGCCTGCAGATGCTGCGACATACATTCAAAACTATATCCAATCTGAAACGGTACAAGGTATAAAGGATTATAAGTATTCGGCTTCTGATTTCGAAAAATGGAAAGCGGGTACTGAAAAAGGTTATGTGCCCTTTGATTGGCAGGATTACATTTGGAAAACTTCTCCGCAACAGTATTATTCTGTAAATGCTTCAGGGGGGTCGGAAGATATCAACTATTATTTTAGTGCTGGCCATATGAATCAGGAGTCCATGATTGTTAATTATGGCGGTTTTGAAAGAACCAATGTGCAGATGAATGTAGATGCTCAGATTTCCAAAAAACTTAAGGTGGGCGCATCATTAAACGCACGGTATGAAAACCGGACGAATCCTGGAGTACCTGGTGCCGACGATTATTGGTTACCTATTTTTGCGACCTATAGAAATTTACCTACAGCGAGACCTTTTGCAAATGATAATCCTGATTATCCAACATTAACATCAACAGATCCAGGGACAAATTTTGCTTGGTTAAATTATGATCTGTCTGGAAAATATACAGAGACATGGCGTGTTGCTCAGTTAAATTTCAATGCTGAATATGATATTATTGATGGCCTGAAAGCAAAGGCTTTGGTGGGGTATTATTATGCCAATCAGAAATTAGATAACCATGAGTACACCTACAAATTATATGGATATGATGACGCAACGGATACGTACCCGGTTATTTTTGAGAATAATAATCCTTGGCGCGAAAGGAGAATGGGGCATAATGAAGAGCTTACTTCCAATTTTCAACTTGCGTATACGAAGGTGTTCGATAAACATAATCTGAATGTGATCGGTGGTTTTGAAACCATTATTAGAAATACGCCAACAACTTGGGTGCATTCCATTCCAACGGCAAACTCATTGAACTTGATCGATTATGAAACCATGGATACCTATGACGATAATGGAAATAGGACCGAAGGCCGATTAGGGTACCTAGCTCGAATTAATTACGACTACAGTAGTAAATATCTCGTAGAACTTTCGGGAAGGTATGATGGTTCTTGGAAATTTGCTCCGGGGCAACGTTGGGGCTTTTTCCCATCAGCTTCTTTGGGATGGAGAGCATCAGCAGAAAATTTCTGGAAGGATAATGCGGTACTAAGTAAAATCAATGATTTTAAATTGAGAGCATCTTATGGTTTGTTAGGGGATGATAAAATTGAGGTGAATAATGAAGCTGTTTATAATGCATTTGATTATTTACCAGGTTATGATTATAAATCAGGGGGTTCTGTGATCGATGGCAAATATGTTATTGGCTCACAACCTAGAGGGTTACCGGTGACGACATTATCATGGATCAGAGCGAAAATATTGGATATCGGGGTAGATTTCTCTGCTGTCAACTCTAAGTTAACGGGTAGTTTTGACTATTTCAGACGGATTAGAACAGGTTTGCCTGAAAGAAGATACGATATTTTATTGCCATCTGAAGTGGGATTTAATTTGCCGTATGAAAATCTGAATTCGGATGTTCATAAAGGTGTTGAAGGAATGATAAGATGGTCTGACCGCATAGGTGAATTGACCTATAGCGTAGCTGCTAATGCCACCTACTCGAGGTTTTACGATTGGAGTCAATACAAACCTAGATTTAGCAATTCGTGGAATGTTTATAGAAACTCCCTGAATGAACGTTTTGGCTATATCAATTGGGGGCTAGAGTCTGACGGGCAATTTCAAAGTTGGGAGGAGATAGCAAATTG
It includes:
- a CDS encoding ThuA domain-containing protein; this encodes MKYKSVMLLLAIVVSSIGSLCAKTMAPSFDNQQKKKNVLVVGGGGSHDFDRWYKIEDTKLINTMADVNAIYTDNTDSIRFYLKTTDLLVLTNNQPISKASQVAIEKFVAQGKPLILLHAAVWYNWEDWSKYNLEYVGGGSKSHENFQEIKNIVVNTAHPINQGVSPEFTFKDELYRHEPNATGKGIDVLVISQSLETAKVYPAVFTVNHDKARIVGITLGHDEHSHLNKDYRKILINAIHWALNI
- a CDS encoding Gfo/Idh/MocA family protein, with product MKKITVVIVGMGFGKEFIPIYQKLPNIKAVGICTRNPETLKELKEKFNLDDDLLFTDFNEVIKRDDVDAIHVVTPVPEHAKMTLASLNANKHTACTIPMAMTVADCQAIVEAKKRVNKVYMMMETALYTREFLYGLKLADTGKLGKIQFVRGSHIQDMSMEGWAEYWKGYPPMLNGTHAISPLLRINNTIAESVVCHGSGQLSDDLAKRYNSPFAVETATFKLKDSNVVAEATRSLFDVVRQYRESYDVYGDKMSFEWEQLQDEQHVIFDGGENAVRMEAPDTDDLLIPEIADFTKRERIDDPNHVSFLQGAGHGGSHPHLVQEFVAAIVEGRDSAVDAVLAANYTCAGICAHKSAMKGGIRVEIPSFD
- a CDS encoding sugar phosphate isomerase/epimerase family protein; translation: MKIGISSFVWVSPYAADHIDILYKAKDYGYDVMEIAIEDLSLIDVKQLKKVAREVGLNLSVSGAFGTERDISSEHSSYRKIGLSYIKDCIAIANELESPIFGGPLYSAVGKTRLVSKEQKEMERNFCLENLLEATKYAKEHGVVLALEPLNRFETDMINTVDQALELINEINDPSLKILLDTFHANIEEKSIVNSIHLLGDKLAHVQGNENDRGTPGTGQVDWEGIRDALNQIGYQGSVVLETFGSPSKELARAASIWRPLAESSDILARDGATFYTKIFKNNP
- a CDS encoding MFS transporter, with amino-acid sequence MTADQEIVNTNNDRKSTLFWGCFIVLVASAFGFVFRSFLMPTWATMFDLSKTQQGEIFGVSFWPFALSIVAFSLIIDKIGYKKSMIFAFICHLISVVLTIFATGYWMLYAGTFFFALGNGAAEAVINPVVASLYPKEKTKWLNILHAGWPMGIAISGLLGIGLLAMDINWRIVIGFILIPAVAYGALIINQKFPVNERVKAGVGYLEMLKEVGVLGALIIVTLCVFELGTLFHWDYKFNIFLTVAIVAVFGYYVRSWGKGLFVLLLLAMVPLATMELGTDSWITDLMTPEMSKMGFQGGWVLVFTAIIMTVLRMYSGVVVKFLSPLAILSISALVSAVGLQLLSISSGLYILLAAVLYAFGKTYLWGTMLGVVSERFPKGGALALNITSAVGQLGVGIIGAVFLGYIQDSNIDKKLVEYDQVNNTQYHEKLVTGTRSSIFGEYKTIDYAHVSSLDETSQQVVEQMENQAKKSALSTVSLLPIGLFVFFILLIIYFNKKGGYKPIDIV
- a CDS encoding SusC/RagA family TonB-linked outer membrane protein gives rise to the protein MIKFFFKVKFLLKVLNLKTDCARYFVLISSICSINLASAQNREIKGAVKSADGTPLYGASVLVKGTSAGTSTNDAGGFSLNMNPTNATLVVSYKGYETKEIQLNASTQNLDITLASSGPEYIDEVVVTGFGLTQKKESLTSAISTLGSNDIKRSTASTTSGALVGKIPGLNSRQSDGRPGSSTALQIRNMGDPLYVIDGVQKDAGQFNNLDFNDIESVSVLKDASASIYGVRAANGVIVVTTKRGKKNSANTVNLIANYGFQNLSTFPKPADAATYIQNYIQSETVQGIKDYKYSASDFEKWKAGTEKGYVPFDWQDYIWKTSPQQYYSVNASGGSEDINYYFSAGHMNQESMIVNYGGFERTNVQMNVDAQISKKLKVGASLNARYENRTNPGVPGADDYWLPIFATYRNLPTARPFANDNPDYPTLTSTDPGTNFAWLNYDLSGKYTETWRVAQLNFNAEYDIIDGLKAKALVGYYYANQKLDNHEYTYKLYGYDDATDTYPVIFENNNPWRERRMGHNEELTSNFQLAYTKVFDKHNLNVIGGFETIIRNTPTTWVHSIPTANSLNLIDYETMDTYDDNGNRTEGRLGYLARINYDYSSKYLVELSGRYDGSWKFAPGQRWGFFPSASLGWRASAENFWKDNAVLSKINDFKLRASYGLLGDDKIEVNNEAVYNAFDYLPGYDYKSGGSVIDGKYVIGSQPRGLPVTTLSWIRAKILDIGVDFSAVNSKLTGSFDYFRRIRTGLPERRYDILLPSEVGFNLPYENLNSDVHKGVEGMIRWSDRIGELTYSVAANATYSRFYDWSQYKPRFSNSWNVYRNSLNERFGYINWGLESDGQFQSWEEIANWKIDNDRQGNKTLRPGDIKYVDNNGDGVINGMDERPIGYRQDATPILNFGLNFSFGWKNFDLAFDLTGGGLNSWYQESEQRNPFHDGGNNAQYYMEDTWRLKDIYDPNSELIPGKYPMLLIGNSSHSNYWNSDFWKHNVKYIKLRNLEFGYSLPESLLKRVNIKRTRVYFSGQNLFTISNLKGVDPEINATNGLVYPTTRIFNFGLNMTF